The Anastrepha ludens isolate Willacy chromosome X, idAnaLude1.1, whole genome shotgun sequence genome includes a window with the following:
- the LOC128869969 gene encoding uncharacterized protein K02A2.6-like translates to MIGVMPEFEPLKSSTSPTQFLIRAEQLQKCHGWKEQMMLIAVQHQMKSMAKRWLDAQPVFQSWSQYVNAFKIDFPSTHNAAEAYKMLMGRKRKNGEDYVEYYYSMLTIGRQGLVDDVSINTHIISGLNDGALTKALAAMSFGTCSQLLLALKNLTFTSSISTTSTTPTQQILKSETKSNAKQTQVKCFNLMQKKVRCTECTKIGHEAKNCNKKPAVVEIGNHNESDEAPPVMKVVELNGKEFEAFIDTGSVCSLIRESATDGMQILGTNKCFTVFGGSKVQVTRQVNVVANVDNVQREITLYIVADSLLPYDILLGRDVLQNNGYYMVVDKGVLHLNEIKINNFNISSDLSQEDKSKVRNLLVDKQNCFAEDISGIGRCKSAQMSIEVTKSGPILGKIYQVPFSQRPELSRILAELLDNDIISPSSSPHAASVLLVKKSNGENRMCIDYRALNEVTVKKNYVMPIVEEQLSRLSGNKYFSTLDMTSGYYQVPMNENSKKYTAFLTHEGLFEHNVMPFGLVNAPMVFQEIVVNLIKSLKHRDKVVSYVDEVIIATKTVDEGIMVLKEFLEATGLTLRPSKEFCINKVTGGKKEAQLHVSKVVPIPFRYVHIDHLGPFVRSQHVIRALRNTKTTPVLAALRDYMTIYGCPTQMVSDRGTAFTSKEFQNFVERYYIRHTKVGVLTPRANGQAERINKTILHHLNAV, encoded by the exons ATGATCGGTGTAATGCCTGAATTCGAACCACTCAAAAGTTCAACATCACCAACGCAGTTTTTAATCCGAGCTGAGCAATTGCAGAAATGTCACGGTTGGAAAGAACAAATGATGTTGATCGCAGTTCAGCACCAAATGAAAAGCATGGCCAAACGTTGGCTGGATGCACAACCGGTGTTTCAGTCATGGTCACAATATGTTAACGCATTCAAAATCGATTTTCCATCAACACATAATGCAGCTGAGGCATATAAAATGCTTATGGGGCGCAAACGAAAAAACGGCGAAGACTATGTGGAATATTATTATTCTATGCTAACCATAGGCCGACAAGGTTTGGTGGATGATGTTTCCATCAATACACATATAATTAGTGGTCTCAACGATGGTGCATTAACAAAGGCACTGGCAGCAATGAGTTTTGGTACATGTAGCCAATTGTTACTTGCACTCAAGAACTTAACGTTTACCAGTAGTATATCAACGACATCTACTACTCCAACCCAGCAAATATTGAAATCTGAAACGAAATCTAATGCGAAGCAAACGCAAGTAAAGTGCTTTAATTTAATGCAAAAGAAGGTACGTTGTACTGAATGTACTAAGATAGGGCACGAAGCCAAGAACTGCAACAAGAAACCAGCAGTTGTAGAGATTGGGAACCACAATGAAAGCGATGAAGCACCGCCAGTCATGAAAGTGGTTGAGTTAAATGGAAAGGAGTTCGAAGCTTTTATTGATACCGGAAGCGTATGCTCTTTAATTCGCGAATCAGCAACAGATGGCATGCAGATTCTGGGAACAAATAAATGTTTCACAGTATTCGGCGGGTCTAAAGTGCAAGTGACGAGACAAGTCAATGTTGTTGCAAATGTTGATAACGTTCAGCGAGAGATAACATTGTACATTGTTGCGGATAGCCTGCTGCCCTACGACATTTTATTAGGTCGCGACGTTTTACAAAACAATGGGTATTACATGGTTGTAGACAAAGGCGTACTACatttaaacgaaataaaaataaataattttaatatatccaGCGATTTATCGCAAGAAGATAAGAGCAAGGTACGTAACCTTTTAGTtgataagcaaaattgttttgCCGAAGATATAAGCGGAATTGGCAGATGCAAAAGCGCACAAATGTCGATAGAGGTAACCAAATCAGGCCCTATACTTGGTAAGATATATCAAGTCCCTTTTTCACAACGCCCTGAGTTGTCGAGAATTTTGGCGGAGCTGTTGGACAACGATATTATAAGTCCAAGTAGTTCACCTCACGCAGCTTCAGtacttttggtaaaaaaatctaATGGCGAAAATCGAATGTGCATTGATTACCGCGCGCTTAACGAGGTCACAGTTAAGAAGAATTACGTAATGCCAATAGTGGAAGAACAACTCTCGCGCCTTTCagggaacaaatatttttccacattGGACATGACCTCCGGTTATTACCAAGTACCGATgaacgaaaattcaaaaaaatatacagcATTTTTGACTCACGAGGGTTTATTTGAGCATAATGTTATGCCTTTCGGTCTGGTAAATGCTCCTATGGTTTTCCAGGAAATAGTTGTTAACTTAATTAAGTCATTGAAACATCGTGATAAGGTGGTAAGCTATGTTGATGAGGTTATCATAGCCACGAAAACCGTCGACGAAGGCATCATGGTCCTTAAAGAGTTTCTGGAAGCTACAGGTTTAACACTTAGGCCATCCAAGG AATTCTGCATCAATAAAGTAACAGGAGGGAAGAAAGAAGCGCAGCTACATGTAAGCAAGGTGGTACCAATACCATTTCGTTATGTGCACATAGATCATTTGGGGCCATTCGTAAGAAGCCAACACG TTATACGAGCATTGCGGAATACGAAGACAACTCCGGTGTTAGCGGCACTACGTGATTATATGACGATATACGGATGTCCAACGCAAATGGTTTCGGACAGAGGCACAGCTTTTACATCCAAAGAGTTTCAGAATTTCGTCGAACGATACTACATACGTCACACGAAAGTAGGTGTGCTCACGCCTCGTGCTAACGGTCAAGCAGAGCGTATTAATAAGACCATTTTGCATCACTTAAATGCAGTATGA